A stretch of the Capsicum annuum cultivar UCD-10X-F1 chromosome 10, UCD10Xv1.1, whole genome shotgun sequence genome encodes the following:
- the LOC124887894 gene encoding uncharacterized protein LOC124887894: MVIDSNSSSIDSVDASGSRQAANSQSPTFFYLLDPLFLQSSDVSGVNLAHYVLTGMENYILWSKSMRAALLGKNKIGFLDGTCKNEMYEGQMACWWELVNVIVLFWIMSSILKDLVNGIVYYSNAHKVWMDIKECFDKVNATKIYHVHRGIATLV, translated from the coding sequence ATGGTGATTGACAGTAATTCCTCTTCAATTGATAGTGTTGATGCTAGTGGATCGCGGCAAGCAGCGAATTCTCAATCACCtacatttttttatttgcttgatcctCTATTTTTACAATCATCCGATGTTTCTGGCGTTAATCTAGCTCACTATGTTCTCACTGGTATGGAAAACTATATCCTCTGGAGCAAATCAATGCGCGCTGCTTTACTTGGAAAGAACAAAATTGGTTTTTTAGATGGTACATGCAAAAATGAGATGTATGAAGGTCAAATGGCATGCTGGTGGGAGCTTGTGAATGTGATTGTGCTTTTCTGGATCATGAGCTCAATTTTGAAGGATTTAGTGAATGGAATTGTGTATTATTCCAATGCTCACAAGGTTTGGATGGACATCAAAGAGTGTTTTGATAAGGTGAATGCTACCAAAATCTATCATGTGCATAGAGGAATTGCTACACTTGTTTAA